The following proteins come from a genomic window of Theileria equi strain WA chromosome 2 map unlocalized gcontig_1105316255037, whole genome shotgun sequence:
- a CDS encoding conserved hypothetical protein (encoded by transcript BEWA_044260A), translated as MENVLEGYESLDKAEDLLKRAELANTDTEITHLIKVVETSIKELVATNCLKTQNSAIYKVLNNALKVLNSKDKIKLLPSKFSFKPTEKVETPKNLQTVVTIPTPVDNRKLTSNEPTFTYKERCVIKNLKGKRYVRNKQYVDDSPEYLESKELQMKLHPFSQKIWFVNFIMHINVQENCEIILLNTVESAYLSNIRNSIIWIGIAKSSIIIDSISDIVLITSCGQLRISNGTNCRFFVDTVTPPIIESSEGMKFSKNHVGYPNYKEELKKSGLEEGLLESQETIIDFSWHHPEKSPNWEICEQKAGHFVNISNVEEFNEYNTQTITDADWQLINSL; from the exons atggaaaatgtgctAGAAGGCTATGAAAGCCTAGACAAGGCAGAGGACCTTCTCAAAAGGGCTGAATTGGCAAACACAGATACGGAAATAACCCATCTGATAAAGGTTGTGGAGACATCTATTAAGGAACTTGTGGCAACTAATTGTTTAAAAACGCAAAATTCGGCCATATACAAG GTATTAAATAACGCACTAAAAGTACTAAATAGTAAAGATAAGATTAAATTACTACCAAGTAAATTCTCGTTCAAACCCActgaaaaggttgaaaCGCCCAAAAATCTTCAAACAGTGGTAACTATACCTACGCCTGTTGACAATCGGAAACTCACATCTAATGAGCCAACATTCACTTATAAAGAACGGTGTGTGATAAAAAACCTCAAGGGGAAAAGGTATGTGCGAAACAAACAATATGTTGACGATTCTCCAGAATATTTAGAAAGCAAGGAGCTGCAAATGAAGTTGCATCCATTCTCGCAGAAAATTTGGTTTGTAAATTTCATCATGCACATTAATGTCCAGGAAAACTGTGAAATTATCCTATTAAACACGGTGGAATCCGCCTATTTGTCAAATATTAGAAATTCCATAATATG GATTGGCATCGCAAAATCATCAATCATTATCGATTCAATTTCGGATATTGTTCTTATTACCTCGTGTGGACAATTGAGAATTTCAAATGGTACAAATTGTCGATTTTTTGTAGACACTGTAACACCTCCAATCATAGAATC AAGTGAAGGTATGaaattctccaaaaatCACGTGGGTTACCCAAACTACAAGGAGGAGTTAAAG AAATCTGGGTTAGAAGAAGGCCTTTTGGAGAGCCAAGAAACCATTATAGACTTTAGTTGGCATCATCCGGAAAAGTCTCCTAATTGGGAGATTTGTGAACAAAAGGCTGGCCATTTTGTAAACATTTcaaatgtagaagaatTTAATGAATACAACACTCAGACTATAACTGATGCTGATTGGCAACTGATAAACTCACTCTAG
- a CDS encoding conserved hypothetical protein (encoded by transcript BEWA_044270A), with the protein MASTDSNQLQDEIRSLVHERNSLNNLIKRLKSQIDGNNDGILNGLLSTKASIDTSLEGKRKLTEDDPSTTDEVEKRPKVEEDNATVDRHKRMMKIGLWGHLQKAKDALAKEKNDQNVIKHIEKGKMIETKLEERQKEQLNNLTKDIEEKIKQHEEKLVQIESSLSEKQTLLMRLKLKQHYETMGNFIATTTQPTIFWVPRKFNENLESLRNSTREFINKKLEIIANTDYY; encoded by the exons ATGGCGAGTACAGATAGTAACCAGCTACAAGATGAGATTCGTTCTCTGGTTCATGAGCGAAACTCGTTAAACAACTTAATAAAGAGGTTAAAGAGTCAAATAGACGGTAATAATG ATGGAATTTTGAATGGCCTACTCTCAACAAAGGCTTCTATAGATACATCTCTGGAAGGCAAACGTAAACTGACA GAGGATGATCCATCTACTACCGATGAAGTTGAAAAACGACCAAAggtggaagaagataacGCCACGGTCGATAGGCATAAACGTATGATGAAAATCGGTCTTTGGGGACATTTACAGAAAGCCAAAGATGCACTAGCTAAGGAAAAGAATGATCAAAAT GTAATCAAACATATTGAGAAGGGTAAAATGATAGAAACAAAGCTGGAAGAACGTCAAAAGGAACAATTGAATAATCTGACAAAGGATATAGAGGAAAAAATCAAACAACATGAAGAGAAACTGGTCCAGATAGAATCATCACTATCTGAAAAACAAACACTGTTAATG AGGCTAAAGCTGAAACAGCATTATGAAACAATGGGAAATTTTATTGCGACAACTACCCAGCCAACTATATTTTGGGTTCCCAGAAAATTTAACgagaatctggaaagtCTTCGAAATTCGACCAGGGAATTTATTAACAAAAAACTTGAAATCATCGCTAACACTGATTATTATTAA
- a CDS encoding COPII-coated vesicle membrane protein, putative (encoded by transcript BEWA_044250A), with protein MCSIFKQNLSFLRILTIILTLFKVSEAINITLGPGTKRFLTINAVAGDVIIGSVGVVPSDTPVSIDLYRVESQIAIPNDHKPIPNIDFSNINYFVAETGYYSLSLANTHSGSVTVVVSIRAESDESKGYSKLSTVDDLKDVVSFAEKLLVNTRSIMNRMEAYSTREFLLSKIINDMNSRIITFSFIQMFFVIGLCCAQIYYISSFFEVKSFV; from the exons ATGtgttccatttttaaacaaaatttatccTTTCTTCGGATACTTACCATTATTTTAACTCTATTTAAGGTTTCGGAGGCTATAAACATAACCTTGGGACCCGGAACGAAGCGTTTTCTAACCATCAATGCGGTAGCTGGCGATGTTATAATAGG ATCCGTTGGTGTCGTTCCGTCCGATACACCCGTATCTATCGACTTGTATAGAGTTGAATCTCAGATAGCCATCCCAAACGACCACAAACCCATTCCTAACATtgatttttcaaatatCAACTACTTT GTTGCGGAGACTGGCTACTATTCTCTCTCTCTAGCAAATACACACAGTGGATCCGTAACAGTAGTTGTTTCTATTAGAGCTGAATCAGATGAGAGTAAAGGCTATTCTAAACTATCCACAGTGGACGATCTTAAGGATGTTGTCTCATTCGCAGAAAAACTTTTGGTCAAC ACTCGATCGATTATGAATAGAATGGAAGCTTACAGTACCAGGGAGTTCTTGCTATCAAAAATTATCAACGACATGAACTCGAGGATTATAACCTTCTCCTTTATTCAAATGTTCTTTGTTATCGGATTGTGTTGTGCTCAAATTTATTACATTAGTTCATTCTTTGAAGTAAAGAGTTTCGTCTAA
- a CDS encoding signal peptide containing protein (encoded by transcript BEWA_044210A), protein MLSLPTSSLFILLFSEIASCFVHDSKTYKKLLLEKQIALSVELSERSQSMLSYYGIILDNPEVKSLLNIQELTTRVQGVYAELDKIFQDQSFTTFAANEFDPKVYDLITKSISIFFKMYLNIYTILEDGLKSASRSKPELVNPILWKVKRTFILSAISAEILCLKMLYDVTSQTGVFINPIMPAIYYLLVFEKGLQDEAENPTLEVEPKVLDDIVSKYSISADELMQRVLESIAENEITVNSEDRIGNYMQDFRKEYKKSIKPLLELNGIQIEHIEL, encoded by the coding sequence ATGTTGAGTTTGCCCACATCCAGCTTATTTATTCTACTATTCTCAGAAATTGCTAGTTGTTTTGTACACGATTCCAAAACTTATAAGAAGCTTTTGCTAGAAAAACAAATAGCGTTATCTGTAGAACTTTCAGAGCGCTCTCAGTCAATGTTAAGTTACTATGGGATAATTTTAGATAATCCAGAGGTTAAGAGTCTCttaaatatacaagaaCTTACTACAAGGGTCCAAGGTGTATATGCGGAGCTTGATAAGATTTTTCAGGATCAAAGTTTTACTACTTTTGCAGCCAATGAGTTTGATCCAAAGGTATACGATCTTATAACAAAGAGTATAtctatatttttcaaaatgtaCCTGAACATATACACGATCCTGGAGGACGGATTAAAGTCAGCATCTCGCTCCAAACCGGAGCTGGTTAATCCAATTTTATGGAAGGTCAAACGCAcctttattctctctgcTATTTCTGCTGAAATACTCTGTCTCAAGATGCTTTATGATGTTACGTCACAAACTGgtgtatttataaatccTATCATGCCAGCCATTTACTACCTCTTGGTATTTGAAAAGGGTCTCCAAGACGAAGCTGAAAATCCCACACTTGAAGTTGAACCAAAAGTGTTGGACGATATTGTTTCCAAGTACTCTATTTCAGCTGATGAACTAATGCAGAGAGTTTTGGAATCAATCGCTGAAAACGAGATTACAGTTAACTCAGAGGATAGAATTGGCAACTACATGCAAGATTTTAgaaaagagtataaaaagTCCATCAAGCCACTCTTGGAACTCAATGGAATACAGATTGAGCACATTGAGTTATAG
- a CDS encoding signal peptide containing protein (encoded by transcript BEWA_044220A) encodes MNVIGISYLVWSLPLIVNAASVTSEVPEAVDLAIRDTYNALFVELSALSYMILAKSMNIADNYIPGRQQIRELKSLKESLTETLGVNVEVIPTTSKKTVGNNYGTGSNTHEKFTIKNDRDIADLEQALKKGIPQIKKIYELWKNVFYANVPSHLTSFSKEGSNFWAVDAKIFYDYFKIWFMNLGKIHNQLKVRNNRVTPSEMFAKSIYLKGLGHSNSYDGLCDAFAKPAYAMFAPISFRSDHNFLTKMVEDMKEHCNNSCSRSLKSYMDMFHLYTKTIKSFK; translated from the coding sequence ATGAATGTAATTGGAATATCGTATCTTGTTTGGTCACTACCTTTAATTGTAAACGCAGCATCCGTAACATCAGAGGTGCCTGAAGCTGTAGATCTCGCGATCAGGGATACTTACAATGCTTTGTTTGTCGAGCTATCTGCTCTTTCTTACATGATACTTGCAAAGTCAATGAACATTGCGGATAATTACATACCGGGGCGACAACAAATTAGAGAACTCAAATCTCTAAAGGAAAGTCTCACAGAGACActtggtgtaaatgtagaaGTTATTCCTACCACTAGTAAGAAGACCGTAGGCAATAATTATGGCACTGGTTCTAACACACATGAAAAGTTCACCATCAAAAATGACAGAGACATTGCTGATTTGGAACAGGCATTAAAAAAGGGTATACCACAAATCAAGAAAATCTATGAGCTCTGGAAAAATGTTTTCTATGCAAATGTGCCTTCACATCTAACGAGTTTTTCAAAGGAAGGCTCGAACTTTTGGGCAGTTGATGCAAAGATTTTCTATGATTATTTCAAGATATGGTTTATGAACCTTGGTAAAATTCACAACCAACTAAAGGTGAGAAACAATAGAGTAACGCCTTCTGAGATGTTTGCAAAGTCGATTTATCTCAAAGGCTTAGGTCATAGCAACTCATATGATGGACTCTGCGATGCGTTTGCTAAGCCTGCGTACGCAATGTTCGCACCTATATCGTTTAGAAGTGATCACAATTTCTTAACCAAAATGGTTGAGGATATGAAGGAACATTGCAATAACTCTTGCTCCCgttctttaaaatcataTATGGACATGTTCCATCTGTACACAAAAACAATCAAATCATTTAAATAG
- a CDS encoding hypothetical protein (encoded by transcript BEWA_044230A), whose product MEPYLRFATEVTNRSKKSDLEDHRRFILGSNECLRVCLNSLALLLDSKLLEPLDIPEDIPSEPDPIVRYFSTPLLPRTCEKLREWDHLKRKTLAVETALVIVEISRNGLSQLIKSIDKGFNSETFYVRTLAILIHLAKKSQNFPWNGEPKEESVLYNDDNTLTDILCNLILVLSIFATEEVGLFTNFRELPKSLLSLLPRTLGVHILGIMPTLAFDSRILFSLESRESFINSLADQFFNLVDHLILLTKSSIISFDPSSYEISFTMNSGSLEDPTSSSMVSSAYTEIYRYYLSIWLRFSIDYVKYGSLLCRSNSEACSKLINWLSRVLEYRSLNVIGNLFIFEDIRYFEDVVKLAKATDSNLYVSSLIHHSSLTTQDSLRMIKFAGLEVISRDSVNSRYIFSFLVDGLSSNNITIFLETWKHLLYPNNIGEQSVDFLVKNHEPLLDRLLPLSVFDFTNMEVIEKYDAKDIYAEDRLDNMKPERNDRDDAVFLVRDVIVLLVSIIGYACKDRLLSSFSFGYSILFPASNHIDTQKSGETIAEKELDTNNKFEDLIYSPISSWSRFSSEEIGTLELSLFILYILRNECKDSKMNVFIEKIRGFDPNVDERIEFILDQINNDNFKHLHLSDAFRVFSSKKKFRNLIDSDLDWIKSFSTILQVCEQKRDLQFGDGNIFQLVEEKIAYFKYPIFVGKNSEVEYGSDHLFTEFGAKMASSIVSALSTQIGMNLIENQVTTSSKQSHTNGINELTIPKNLEAARDYLEKVSLLLRVYREYPNLIPKGKKGQSPKELPIFQISIALLVRHNDLLQQFIHILTDLILCGITVPLKIIGSNFSDIQTLILVSLRCILAEVLKCDKAQLTTVANMFSMFDFIAYFVIKSLNELVSLTQWSSGNYRVFTILLEILAYSFQIGPILRLLLENGSKMQIIFQTIFIANTLGKFHKRLIISRNFLNLSLITRLLRINPNFNSNVQQKYFVKSGSMIGGPSCAEFIDQQLDRIFMKNCASFQVCLDEGVDPAISGSFNLLDVIAYVSFKQIFKGSKDLRVEKFINVEENPLLDIDYNLLEKLCVIESSVFSWNLLDTEYRLSLECIERLFSGFPQLPQTKLLLIAEYFFIFVAASTGREYGQVKTKILKDNMVNPNAALFIYELYRNAKSHLYE is encoded by the coding sequence ATGGAGCCATATCTTCGTTTTGCAACCGAAGTAACTAATAGGTCTAAAAAATCGGACCTAGAGGATCATAGAAGGTTTATTTTGGGCTCCAATGAGTGCCTTAGGGTTTGTCTCAACTCTCTGGCATTGCTTTTAGATTCAAAACTGTTAGAGCCTCTTGATATTCCTGAAGATATTCCATCAGAACCTGATCCAATTGTTAGATACTTTTCTACCCCTTTGCTACCACGAACATGTGAAAAATTGAGAGAATGGGATCATTTAAAACGCAAAACATTGGCTGTAGAAACTGCACTTGTTATAGTAGAAATTTCAAGGAATGGATTGTCACAGTTAATAAAAAGCATAGATAAAGGATTCAATAGTGAAACATTCTATGTAAGAACTCTAGCTATTTTGATCCATTTGGCAAAGAAGTcacaaaattttccatGGAACGGTGAGccaaaagaagaaagtgTCTTGTATAATGATGACAACACACTGACGGATATCTTGTGTAATCTAATTTTGGTTCTTTCGATATTTGCAACTGAGGAAGTTGGCTTGTTTACAAACTTTAGGGAGTTACCTAAATCGCTACtatctcttcttccaaGGACGTTAGGTGTACATATTCTAGGGATTATGCCCACACTGGCTTTTGATTCAAGGATATTATTCTCTCTTGAATCCCGTGAATCGTTTATAAATTCACTCGCAGATCAGTTTTTTAACCTTGTGGATCATTTGATTTTACTAACTAAGAGTTCCATAATCTCTTTCGATCCTTCTAGCTATGAGATATCATTTACTATGAATTCTGGATCTTTGGAAGATCCTACAAGTTCTTCCATGGTTTCATCAGCATATACAGAAATATATCGTTATTATCTGTCAATTTGGCTTAGATTTTCCATAGATTATGTTAAATATGGCTCCTTACTCTGTAGAAGTAATTCAGAAGCATGCAGTAAACTTATTAATTGGTTGTCTAGGGTTTTAGAGTATCGTTCGCTAAATGTAATTGGGAATTTGTTCATATTCGAAGATATTAGGTACTTCGAGGATGTTGTTAAGTTGGCAAAGGCTACTGATTCCAATCTCTATGTATCTTCCCTGATACATCACTCCTCTTTAACAACCCAAGATTCCTTGAGGATGATCAAGTTCGCTGGCCTAGAAGTTATTTCAAGGGATAGTGTAAATTCTAgatatattttttcttttctaGTGGATGGTTTATCTTCCAACAACATTACAATATTTCTGGAAACTTGGAAGCATTTGTTATATCCCAATAACATTGGCGAACAATCGGTCGATTTTCTCGTGAAGAATCATGAACCACTCTTGGATCGTTTACTTCCACTTTCCGTCTTTGATTTTACGAATATGGAAGTTATCGAGAAATATGATGCAAAAGATATCTACGCTGAAGATCGTTTAGATAATATGAAACCAGAGAGAAACGATCGTGACGATGCCGTATTCCTAGTTCGTGATGTTATTGTGCTTTTAGTTTCTATTATTGGTTATGCTTGTAAAGATAGATTACTCTCTTCATTTAGTTTTGGATATTCCATACTTTTTCCTGCATCTAATCATATAGATACACAAAAGTCGGGTGAAACTATAGCAGAAAAGGAGTTAGATACCAATAACAAGTTTGAAGATTTAATTTATAGTCCAATATCTTCTTGGAGTAGGTTTTCCAGTGAAGAAATTGGGACTCTGGAACTTTCTCTATTtatactttatattttgcGCAACGAGTGCAAGGATTCTAAAATGAATGTGtttattgaaaaaattagGGGGTTTGATCCAAATGTGGATGAACGTATTGAATTTATACTTGATCAGATaaataatgataatttCAAGCATTTACACCTTTCGGATGCTTTTCGTGTTTTTTCATCGAAAAAAAAGTTTAGGAACCTTATAGACTCAGATTTGGATTGGATTAAATCGTTTAGTACAattttacaagtttgtGAACAAAAGAGAGATTTGCAATTCGGAGATGGAAACATCTTTCAATTGGTAGAGGAAAAGATAGCCTATTTTAAGTATCCAATATTCGTGGGAAAAAATAGCGAGGTAGAATATGGTTCTGATCATTTGTTTACTGAGTTTGGTGCCAAGATGGCATCAAGTATAGTTAGTGCATTAAGTACGCAGATCGGTATGAATTTGATAGAAAACCAAGTAACAACGTCTTCAAAGCAAAGTCATACAAATGGTATAAATGAACTTACTATACCTAAAAACTTGGAAGCTGCGAGGGAttatttggaaaaggtgTCATTACTACTGAGAGTATACAGGGAATACCCAAATTTGATACCCAAGGGTAAAAAGGGTCAGAGTCCAAAGGAATTACcaattttccaaatatcTATAGCTCTTTTAGTTAGGCATAATGATCTTCTCCAGCAATTTATACATATTCTTACGGATTTGATTCTTTGTGGCATCACAGTTCCTTTGAAGATAATTGGATCGAACTTTTCGGATATTCAAACCCTTATTTTGGTTTCTTTAAGATGTATACTAGCAGAAGTGTTGAAATGTGACAAGGCGCAGCTTACAACAGTAGCAAATATGTTCAGTATGTTTGATTTCATTGCATATTTTGTCATCAAATCCTTGAACGAACTTGTGAGTCTTACACAGTGGTCCTCCGGAAATTATAGGGTCTTTACTATTCTTTTAGAAATATTGGCATATTCTTTCCAGATTGGACCTATTCTACGCCTTCTATTGGAAAATGGATCCAAAATGCAAATTATCTTCCAAACAATTTTTATCGCAAACACACTTGGGAAATTCCACAAAAGATTAATTATTTCTCGGAATTTTCTTAACCTTTCACTAATAACAAGGCTTCTCCGCATAAATCCAAATTTTAATTCGAATGTTCAAcagaaatattttgtaaagtCTGGATCTATGATCGGAGGTCCTAGTTGTGCTGAGTTTATAGACCAACAACTTGATAGAATTTTTATGAAGAATTGTGCAAGCTTTCAAGTATGTCTGGATGAAGGTGTAGATCCAGCTATATCTGGATCGTTTAATCTGCTTGATGTGATAGCCTATGTCTCATTTAAGCAGATTTTTAAGGGAAGTAAGGATTTAAGGGTGgaaaaatttataaatgttgaAGAGAATCCGCTGTTGGATATAGATTATAATTTGTTGGAGAAGCTGTGCGTAATAGAGAGTAGTGTATTTAGTTGGAATCTTCTAGACACGGAGTATAGGCTCTCTCTAGAGTGTATAGAGCGGTTGTTTAGCGGATTTCCTCAGCTTCCTCAGACGAAATTATTGTTAATTGCTGAAtattttttcatttttgttGCCGCTTCAACAGGCAGAGAATATGGTCAGGTGAAAAcgaaaattttaaaagaCAATATGGTTAATCCAAATGCTGCTTTGTTCATTTACGAGCTTTATCGCAATGCAAAATCGCACCTTTACGAATAG
- a CDS encoding lipoate-protein ligase, putative (encoded by transcript BEWA_044280A) produces the protein MWNSFHILRQQYNTASKTMNKKLSIIFSRENNIYFNLALENYLLSKFSSGFPNKAHANVPMIYLWRNSPSVIIGRNQNVWSECNLDNIKKDNVNLVRRFTGGGAVYQDLGNTCFTFISSANDYNFEANSKLICSALGKLIGEKCEPSGRNDLCVNGLKFSGAAFKVLPDAALHHGTLLINLNTGSLEKYLTPDKSKLAKHNVKSVKSRVANLAQFKPDITHDEVSNTIIKEAMEYYNAENEEIIILGRDSSFCEEEGFKDCLDKLTNEKWIYGPKMLECKAFKKRFDFGSFEFCLDVNNDTVESAWIYSDTLNSDFVDYLNLQFNKNPFLFNANSFNKILSECEFPNCKEMISEIKEWICQENFV, from the exons atgtggAATTCATTCCACATCCTTAGACAGCAGTACAACACTGCATCTAAAACGATGAATAAGAAGCTGTCTATTATATTTTCGCGAGAAAATAATATTTACTTTAATTTGGCCCTGGAAAATTATTTATTGTCCAAATTTTCGTCAGGATTTCCAAACAAGGCTCATGCAAATGTACCTATGATCTACCTATGGAGGAATTCTCCATCAGTGATTATTGGTAGAAATCAAAACGTTTGGTCCGAATGTAATTTGGATAATATCAAGAAGGATAATGTAAACCTTGTTCGCAGATTTACGGGTGGAGGTGCAGTCTATCAG GATTTGGGAAATACATgttttacatttatatcgAGTGCCAACGATTATAATTTTGAGGCCAATTCCAAGCTAATTTGCTCAGCTCTAGGGAAGCTTATAG GTGAAAAGTGTGAGCCTAGTGGCAGAAACGACTTATGTGTAAACGGTTTAAAG TTTTCTGGTGCTGCTTTCAAGGTACTTCCAGATGCTGCACTTCATCACG GAACCTTGCTCATTAACTTGAATACCGGATCATTGGAAAAATACTTAACACCAGATAAATCAAAATTAGCC aAACATAATGTAAAGAGTGTAAAATCGCGTGTTGCGAATCTAGCTCAGTTTAAGCCAGACATTACCCATGACGAG GTTTCAAATACCATAATAAAAGAAGCTATGGAGTACTACAATGCTGAAAATGAAGAG ATAATAATACTGGGACGTGACTCTAGTTTTTGTGAAGAGGAAGGGTTTAAGGACTGTCTCGATAAATTAACT aatgaaaaatggaTTTACGGACCTAAAATGTTGGAGTGTAAGGCATTTAAGAAAAGATTTGACTTTGGAAGTTTTGAATTCTGCCTTGATGTTAATAACGATACGGTAGAAAGCGCATGGATTTATTCTGATACTCTGAACAGTGACTTTGTTGATTATTTGAATCTACAATTTAATAAAAACCCATTTTTGTTCAATGCAAATTCATTTAACAAAATTTTGAGTGAATGTG AATTCCCTAATTGTAAGGAAATGATTTCCGAGATTAAAGAGTGGATTTGTCAAGAAAACTTTGTCTAA
- a CDS encoding ribonucleoside-diphosphate reductase small chain, putative (encoded by transcript BEWA_044240A) yields MALRTVKHLSSKEIEGLQANEIVLKANPNRWVMFPIKHDSFWAMYKEVENNFWAAEDFIFSEDKEVLDRLDKVLLDALNKVLSYHIMLDNNVKCRPSAITLDLLSDVQVPEARAFYGFQLTDENIHSETVGSMFQTLAASLDSKSGSDKISWLHKNVIETKSFFKRVLLMLISKLVFSASFGIIRDFIVKEKIIPTYALALDAIESDQHIHARFAFCLFELMENRMLESEVLSLINEVKELEIAFCLSSLPLEFMKLQKDHITSYVESRLNQVLLVSGYKAIFKPDLDVDWINEFSVDLNIQLNISKPSIQHDIEHFEQEIKFDEDF; encoded by the exons ATGGCACTAAGAACTGTAAAGCATCTATCTTCTAAGGAGATAGAAGGTCTTCAAGCCAACGAGATTGTGCTAAAGGCAAATCCAAATAGATGG GTTATGTTTCCTATAAAGCACGATAGCTTCTGG GCGATGTATAAAGAGGTAGAAAACAACTTTTGGGCTGCTGAAGACTTTATATTCTCCGAAGATAAGGAAGTTTTGGACCGTTTGGACAAGGTCCTGTTAGACGCTCTGAATAAAGTATTGTCCTATCACATAATGCT GGATAATAACGTGAAGTGCCGTCCGTCAGCAATAACACTAGACTTATTAAGTGATGTGCAAGTACCTGAAGCCAGAGCATTCTATGGATTCCAGTTAACTGATGAAAACATTCATAGCGAAACTGTGGGCTCTATGTTCCAAACCTTGGCTGCTAGCCTCGATTCAAAGAGC GGATCCGATAAAATATCTTGGTTACACAAAAACGTTATCGAGACCAAGTCTTTTTTCAAGAGAGTACTTTTGATGTTGATTTCAAAATTAGTATTCTCTGCCTCTTTCGGTATAATTAGAGATTTTATTGTCAAAGAAAAGATCATTCCAACATATGCGCTTGCATTGGATGCTATAGAATCTGATCAACACATTCATGCCAGATTTGCTTTTTGTCTGTTTGAACTCATGGAAAATAGAATGTTAGAAAGTGAAGTCTTGAGTTTGATAAATGAAGTCAAAGAACTCGAAATTGCCTTCTGTCTTTCTTCCTTGCCCCTCGAGTTTATGAAATTGCAAAAGG ACCATATAACATCATATGTCGAGTCCAGGTTGAATCAAGTGCTATTGGTTTCTGGTTATAAGGCCATATTTAAGCCAGATTTAGATGTCGACTGGATTAATGAATTCTCCGTTGATTTGAACATTCAACTCAACATTAGCAAACCATCGATTCAGCATGATATAGAACATTTCGAACAAGAGATAAAGTTTGACGAAGatttttaa